In Salvelinus sp. IW2-2015 unplaced genomic scaffold, ASM291031v2 Un_scaffold793, whole genome shotgun sequence, a single genomic region encodes these proteins:
- the naaladl1 gene encoding LOW QUALITY PROTEIN: aminopeptidase NAALADL1 (The sequence of the model RefSeq protein was modified relative to this genomic sequence to represent the inferred CDS: inserted 1 base in 1 codon; deleted 1 base in 1 codon; substituted 1 base at 1 genomic stop codon) has translation MLKKVLLGSLGAALVLTAGILLGHFGIQRGSTTPDWVMDVTQDVDEALIQKFIAEVDNIAIQENLRELTKVPHMATSPGDEKTVQYMLKRWQDPDTGLDQAWXEEYKVYLVLPRPNTPNKVTVVSPSDSVLYTAREKEKAYSSDQEDPEVVQPYAAYAPAGHPKGRLVYANQGKPSDYFLLNQTLDLTGTIAITRYGGEGRAGKAINAAPYGVIGVLVYTDPWDINDGKMSDNDETYPYSWYMPPSGVERGSFNTHYGDMLTPYLAAKDDTYRIPEKNITGIPPIPTQPIGFEDAYALICELGGXPAPSEWQGAFNCTYNFGGPGFKPTSNFNNSDVKLDIYNREELKNSANVMGVIRGSVEPDRYVIYGNHRDSWVHGAIDPSSGTSVMLEVTRVLGQMVKQGKWRPRRSIIFGSWGAEEFGLIGSTEYTEEYYSKLSERSVAYINVDIAVFANATLRVSASPSAQSVILKASKQVKTPGSDSTSVYDNWIRYFNRTSPAYGVIPNVGFLTGAGSDYAAFIHFLGITSMDISYTYDRTKTRARIYPAYHTAYDTFDYASKFIDPGEFTSHQDVARTAGTSXCDWLIAFCFADHCSTHAETLRYLNKANGGCYTDGWQHTMISIVEPLQTAVRNFRSAAARLDQLIRDSDLANETPLKVRRINDQLMLLDRAFLDPVAFPDRYGYRHVIWASSKAGQATFPGLADAYTRATSTGLDSDWTAAHRQLSILIQAIQGAAHTLGDAI, from the exons ATGCTGAAGAAGGTGCTGCTGGGTAGTCTCGGAGCAGCTCTGGTGCTTACTGCAGGCATCCTGTTGGGGCACTTCGGCATCCAGAGGGGCTCCACCACCCCTGACTGGGTAATGGACGTGACCCAGGATGTAGACGAGGCTCTCATCCAGAAGTTTATCGCAGAGGTGGACAACATTGCGATACAGGAGAACCTCAG GGAGCTGACTAAAGTGCCCCACATGGCGACCTCGCCAGGGGACGAA AAGACGGTTCAGTACATGTTAAAAAGGTGGCAGGACCCAGACACAGGTCTGGACCAGGCCT AGGAGGAGTACAAGGTCTACCTTGTCCTTCCCAGACCCAACACCCCCAACAAGGTCACCGTGG tgagcCCGTCTGATTCTGTCCTGTACACtgccagagagaaggagaaggcatATAGTTCAGACCAGGAGGATCCTGAGGTGGTTCAGCCCTATGCAGCCTACGCTCCCGCCGGACACCCAAAG gggaGACTGGTCTACGCCAATCAAGGGAAGCCCAGTGACTACTTCCTACTCAACCAGACCTTGGACCTGACAGGGACCATCGCTATCACCAgatatggaggagaggggagagcaggGAAG GCCATCAATGCAGCTCCGTACGGAGTGATCGGGGTGCTGGTCTACACCGACCCGTGGGACATCAACGATGGCAAGATgtccgacaacgacgagacgtaCCCCTATTCCTGGTACATGCCCCCCTCAGGGGTGGAGAGGGGCTCCTTCAACACCCACTATGGAGACATGCTGACACCCTACCTGGCCGCTAAAG ATGACACATACAGAATACCAGAAAAGAATATCACCGGGATACCGCCAATCCCGACTCAACCAATCGGGTTTGAGGATGCCTACGCCTTAATCTG TGAGCTGGGAGGAYAGCCCGCCCCATCCGAATGGCAGGGAGCATTCAACTGCACGTATAATTTTGGGGGACCAGGATTCAAACCAACATCCAACTTCAACAACAG CGATGTAAAACTGGACATCTATAACCGCGAGGAGCTGAAGAATTCTGCCAATGTGATGGGGGTGATTCGAGGCAGTGTTGAGCCAG ACAGGTATGTGATCTACGGTAACCACAGAGACAGCTGGGTCCACGGGGCCATCGACCCCAGCAGTGGAACCTCCGTGATGCTGGAGGTGACCCGGGTGCTGGGACAGATGGTCAAGCAGG GGAAATGGAGGCCACGGAGGTCCATCATCTTTGGGAGCTGGGGAGCCGAGGAGTTCGGTCTGATTGGATCCACAGAGTACACCGAG GAGTACTATAGCAAGCTGAGTGAACGTTCTGTCGCCTATATCAACGTGGACATAGCTGTATTCG CTAACGCTACTCTAAGGGTATCGGCGTCCCCCTCTGCTCAGAGTGTTATCCTCAAGGCCTCCAAACAG GTGAAGACACCTGGATCAGACTCGACATCCGTCTACGACAACTGGATTCGCTACTTCAACCGTACTAGTCCCGCCTACGGAGTCATCCCCAA tgtGGGTTTTCTGACTGGTGCAGGAAGTGATTACGCTGCCTTCATCCACTTCCTAGGAAtcacctccatggatatctccTACACCTATGACAGA ACCAAAACCAGAGCCAGAATCTACCCAGCGTACCACACGGCATACGACACCTTTGACTATGCCTCCAAGTTCATCGACCCAGGTGA gttcaCCAGTCACCAGGACGTTGCCAGGACGGCAGGAACATCCTGATGCGATTGGCTGATAGCCTTCTGTTTTGCCGATCACTGCAGTACTCATGCAGAGACTCTGAGATACCTCAATAAAGCCAATGGAGGCTGTTACACTGATGGCTGGCAGCACACAATGATCTCTATAGTGG AGCCATTACAGACGGCTGTGAGGAATTTCCGCTCTGCAGCCGCCAGACTGGACCAGCTGATCAGAGATTCAGACTTGGCCAACGAGAC GCCCCTGAAGGTGCGTAGGATCAATGACCAACTGATGCTCCTGGATAGGGCTTTCCTGGACCCTGTGGCGTTCCCTGATCGATATGGATACAG acaTGTGATCTGGGCGTCCAGTAAGGCTGGACAGGCTACCTTCCCAGGACTGGCTGATGCGTATACCAGAGCTACGTCGACTGGACTGGACAGCGACTGGACAGCAGCACACCGTCAGCTGTCCATCCTGATCCAGGCCATACAGGGAGCCGCTCACACACTGGGAGACGCCATTTAG